A window of Enoplosus armatus isolate fEnoArm2 chromosome 3, fEnoArm2.hap1, whole genome shotgun sequence contains these coding sequences:
- the LOC139282895 gene encoding neurexophilin-2 translates to MQVLGWTVVLLCQWILRKVQGLEKQVEFSDLGPVGSVMKTLPYGMGGGTVGGSTGGVGKPPYQTRIFSTSIDQTPMKSKPPTYSFFNPNDSARNQSLILDQTGYRSKRKPSLKTAMKTKKMFGWGDFYFNVRTMKFSLLVTGKIVDHINGTFTVYFRHNSSSLGNVSVSIVPPTKVVEFEVLQQQQLHPHTQQDVQIQETQQSTIDPKEAKTFNCRVEYEKTNRSKKPKPCLYDPSQTCFTEHTQSHAAWLCAKPFKVICIFISFFSIDYKLVQKVCPDYNFQSEHPYFG, encoded by the coding sequence GTCCAAGGGTTGGAGAAGCAAGTGGAGTTCTCAGACCTGGGCCCAGTGGGGTCAGTGATGAAGACTCTTCCATATGGCATGGGTGGAGGCACAGTGGGAGGATCGACAGGTGGAGTGGGCAAGCCTCCATACCAAACACGTATCTTCTCCACTTCCATCGACCAGACACCCATGAAATCCAAGCCACCGACCTACAGTTTCTTTAACCCAAACGACTCGGCCCGGAACCAGTCCCTGATCCTGGATCAGACAGGCTACCGCTCTAAGCGCAAGCCCTCACTAAAGACAGCCATGAAGACCAAGAAGATGTTCGGCTGGGGAGACTTCTACTTCAACGTCAGGACCATGAAGTTCAGCTTGTTGGTGACAGGAAAGATTGTGGACCACATCAATGGGACGTTCACTGTTTACTTCCGCCACAACTCATCCAGCCTGGGGAACGTGTCGGTCAGCATCGTGCCTCcaaccaaagtggtggagttTGAggtcctccagcagcagcagctgcacccccacaccCAGCAGGATGTCCAGATCCAGGAGACCCAGCAGTCGACCATCGACCCCAAAGAGGCAAAGACCTTTAACTGTCGGGTGGAGTACGAGAAAACCAACAGATCCAAGAAGCCCAAACCCTGCCTGTACGATCCATCTCAGACCTGCTTCACAGAGCACACCCAGTCCCACGCTGCCTGGCTCTGTGCCAAACCCTTCAAGGTGATCTgcatcttcatctctttctttagCATCGATTACAAGCTGGTTCAAAAAGTGTGTCCGGACTACAACTTCCAAAGTGAGCACCCTTACTTTGGATAA